A single window of Phaenicophaeus curvirostris isolate KB17595 chromosome 7, BPBGC_Pcur_1.0, whole genome shotgun sequence DNA harbors:
- the GTF3C3 gene encoding general transcription factor 3C polypeptide 3, whose amino-acid sequence MSGFSPELIDYLEGKISFEEFERRREERKSREKDGENASAEENTDDVEAPSSSRKASKKSQSQDETDGETSDGVSKSVHRVFASMLGENEEEEDDEEEEEEEEEEEETTEQPTAGDVFVLEMVLNRETRKMMKERRPRSKLPRALRGLMGEANIRFARGEREEAILMCMEIIRQAPLAHEPFSTLAMIYEDQGDMEKSLQFELIAAHLNPSDTEEWVRLAEMSLEQDNIKQAVFCYTKALKYDPTNVRYLWERSSLYEQLGEHKMAMDGYRRILNLLSPSDGERFMQLARDMAKSYYEANDVTSAVDIIEEAFTKHRSLVSMEDVNIAAELYISSKQYDKALAVITDFAGIVLEKKVSEKSATEEKKDTGAAVETEEDQAAVVDDRSHPVAESSAAAVEKVTCCIPEGIPIDITVKLMVCLVHLNILEPLNPLLTTLVEQNPEEMGDLYLDVAEAFLDVGEYNSALPLLSALVCSERYNLAVVWLRHAECLKALGHMERAAESYAKVVDLAPLHLDARISLSTLQQQLGRPEKALEALEPMYDPDTLAQDANAAQQELKLLLHRSTLLYSQGKMYGYVDTLLTMLAMLLKVAMSRAQVCLISSSKSGERHLYLIKVSRDKISDNDDQETANCDAKAIFAVLTSVLTKDDWWNLLLKAIYALCDLSRYKEAELLVDSSLEYYSFYDDRQKRKELEYFGLSAAILDKNFRKAYNYIRIMVMDNVNKPQLWNIFNQVTMQSQDVRHHRFCLRLMLKNPDNHALCVLNGHNAFVSGSFKHALGQYVQAFRTNPDEPLYSLCIGLTFIHMASQKYVLKRHALIVQGFSFLHRYLDLRGPCQESFYNLGRSLHQLGLLHLAIHYYQKVLELPPLTLEGIETDQTDLRRDTAFNLSLIYHSSGNTRMAQKMLYTYAVV is encoded by the exons ATGTCGGGCTTCAGCCCGGAGCTGATTGATTACCTGGAGGGGAAGATTTCCTTCGAGGAGTTCGagcggcggcgggaggagcgCAAGAGCCGCGAGAAG GATGGTGAAAATGCGTCTGCTGAGGAAAACACCGATGATGTAGAGGCTCCATCTTCATCCAGAAAGGCATCCAAAAAATCCCAAAGTCAGGATGAAACTGACG GGGAAACTTCAGATGGCGTCAGTAAATCTGTTCATCGGGTCTTTGCCTCCATGCTTGGGgaaaatgaagaggaggaggacgatgaagaagaagaggaagaagaagaagaggaagaagaaactaCAGAGCAACCCACAGCTGGAGATGTTTTTGTGTTGGAGATGGTGCTTAATCGAGAGACCAGGAAAATGATGAAA GAGAGAAGACCTCGCAGCAAACTTCCTCGTGCCTTGAGGGGTCTGATGGGAGAGGCCAATATCAGGTTTGCTCGAGGAGAACGTGAGGAGGCTATTCTGATGTGCATGGAAATCATTCGACAAG CTCCTCTTGCTCACGAGCCATTTTCCACTCTTGCCATGATCTATGAAGACCAGGGTGATATGGAGAAGTCATTACAGTTTGAACTGATTGCAGCTCACTTAAATCCTAGTGATACTGAGGAATGGGTTAGACTAGCAGAAATGTCACTGGAACAGGACAATATTAAACAGGCTGTTTTTTGCTACACAAAAG ctctGAAATACGACCCAACCAATGTGCGTTATCTATGGGAAAGATCAAGCTTGTATGAGCAGTTGGGGGAACATAAGATGGCTATGGATGGCTACAGGCGTATCTTGAATCTCTTGTCTCCCTCTGATGGAGAGCGCTTTATGCAGTTGGCTAGAGACATGGCGAA GAGTTATTATGAAGCCAATGATGTGACCTCTGCAGTTGACATAATAGAAGAAGCCTTTACTAAACACCGTAGCCTTGTTTCCATGGAAGATGTTAACATTGCAGCTGAGCTATATATTTCTTCCAAACAGTATGACAAAGCATTGGCG GTTATTACAGATTTTGCAGGAATTGTACTTGAGAAGAAAGTATCAGAAAAAAGTGCAACCGAAGAGAAAAAAG atacagGGGCAGCAGTAGAAACTGAGGAAGACCAGGCGGCAGTGGTTGATGACCGGAGTCATCCAGTTGCTGAATCCAGTGCTGCAG CTGTGGAAAAGGTCACCTGCTGCATACCTGAGGGCATTCCCATAGACATCACGGTCAAGCTGATGGTGTGCTTGGTTCACCTGAACATCCTAGAGCCGCTGAAT CCTCTTTTGACCACTCTGGTGGAACAAAATCCTGAAGAAATGGGTGACTTATATTTGGACGTTGCAGAAGCATTTCTGGATGTTGGAGAATACAACTCAGCACTGCCTCTCTTGAGTGCCCTTGTCTGTTCAGAACGATACAACTTGGCTGTTGTCTGGCTTCGGCATGCAG AGTGCTTGAAGGCTTTGGGACACATGGAGCGTGCTGCAGAGAGCTATGCCAAAGTTGTTGATCTTGCTCCATTGCATCTGGATGCAAGAATCTCACTTTCaacacttcagcagcagctgggcaGACCTGAAAAAGCTCTGGAGGCTCTGGAACCAATGTATGATCCAGATACACTGGCTCAGGATGCCAACGCTGCCCAGCAG GAATTAAAGCTACTCCTCCATCGTTCAACCCTGTTGTATTCCCAAGGCAAAATGTATGGCTACGTAGACACTTTACTTACAATGCTGGCAATGCTGTTGAAG GTAGCAATGAGCAGAGCTCAGGTGTGTTTAATATCTAGTTCCAAATCTGGAGAGAGACATCTGTATCTTATTAAGGTGTCAAGGGATAAAATTTCTGACAATGACGACCAAGAGACAGCAAATTGTGATGCAAAAG CAATTTTTGCTGTTCTCACGAGTGTTCTGACAAAAGACGACTGGTGGAACCTCCTCCTGAAGGCTATATATGCCTTGTGTGACCTCTCCCGGTACAAGGAGGCAGAGCTATTAGTAGATTCCTCGTTGGAATATTATTCATTTTATGATGATAGACAGAAGCGCAAGGAGCTGGAATACTTCGGGCTCTCTGCTGCAATTCTGGACAAGAACTTCAGAAAAGCATACAACTATATCAG AATCATGGTAATGGATAATGTCAATAAACCTCAGCTGTGGAACATCTTCAATCAAGTTACTATGCAATCTCAGGATGTCCGTCACCATCGCTTTTGTCTGCGCTTGATGCTGAAAAATCCTGATAATCACGCACTGTGTGTCCTAAATGGGCATAATGCATTTGTCTCTGGCAGTTTCAAGCATGCTCTTG GACAGTATGTGCAAGCCTTTCGTACAAACCCAGATGAACCTCTGTACAGTCTTTGTATTGGCTTGACTTTCATCCATATGGCTTCCCAGAAATACGTGTTGAAGAGGCATGCTCTCATAGTACAG GGATTCTCCTTCCTACACCGGTACTTGGACCTGCGTGGACCGTGTCAAGAGTCTTTCTACAACCTTGGCCGTAGCCTTCACCAGCTGGGATTACTGCACCTGGCAATCCACTATTACCAAAAAGTGCTTGAACTTCCTCCTCTCACCTTAGAG GGAATAGAAACTGATCAGACAGACTTGAGAAGAGACACTGCCTTTAACTTGTCACTTATTTATCACAGCAGTGGGAATACAAGAATGGCTCAGAAGATGTTGTACACTTACGCAGTTGTATGA